Below is a window of Streptomyces qaidamensis DNA.
GCTCGGCGGCCACGTCGGCGCCGCCGATGAGATGCGCGCTGCACCCGGCGGCGAGCAGCTCCTCGTACAGGGCGCGGCGCGGCTCCTGCCCCGTGCAGAGCACGACCGTGTCGACCTCCAGCACCGTGCTCTCCTCGCCCACGGTGATGTGCACTCCGGCGTCGTCGATCCGGTCGTAGCGCACGCCCGGGACCATGGTGACGCCGCGGTGCTTGAGTTCGGCGCGGTGGATCCAGCCGGTGGTCTTGCCGAGGCCTGCGCCGACCTTGGAGGTCTTGCGCTGGAGCAGGTGGACGGTGCGCGGCGGGGCGGGGCGCTCGGGCGCCGCGAGTCCGCCGGGGCCGCGGAAGTCCATGTCGACGCCCCACTGGCGGAAGTACGTGGCCGGGTCCTCGTGGGCCTTGTCGCCGCCGTCGGTGAGGAACTCGGCGACGTCGAAGCCGATGCCGCCCGCGCCGAGGATCGCGACCCGGTCGCCGACGGGGGCGCCGTCGCGCAGGACGTCGAGGTAGCCGACGACGCTCGGGTGGTCGGCTCCCGGGATCTCGGGGGTGCGCGGGGTGACGCCGGTGGCGACGACGACCTCGTCGTAGCCGTCGACGTCCGCGACCGTGACGGGCGTGTTCAGGCGAACGTCGACGCCGTGCCAGTCGAGCTGGGTGCGGAAGTAGCGGAGCGTCTCGTCGAACTCCTGCTTGCCCGGGACCTTGCGGGCGACGTTGAGCTGGCCGCCGATCTCGCTCGCCGCGTCGAACAGCGTCACGTCGTGCCCGCGCTCGGCGGCGGAGACCGCGCAGGCCAGCCCGGCCGGACCGGCGCCGACGACCGCGACGCGCTTGCGCAGCCGGGTCGGGGAGAGCACGAGCTCGGTCTCGTGGCAGGCGCGCGGGTTGACCAGGCAGGAGGTGATCAGGCCGCTGAAGGTGTGGTCGAGGCAGGCCTGGTTGCAGCCGATGCAGGTGTTGATCGCCTCGGGCCGGCCGGCGGCGGCCTTGGTGACGAAGTCGGGGTCGGCGAGCATCGGGCGGGCCATCGACACCATGTCGGCCGCGCCCTCGGCGAGCAGTTCCTCGGCGAGTTCGGGGGTGTTGATGCGGTTGGTGGTGACGAGCGGGACGGACACCTCGCCCATGAGCCGCTTGGTCACCCAGGTGTACGCGCCGCGCGGCACGGAGGTCGCGATGGTGGGGATGCGGGCCTCGTGCCAGCCGATGCCGGTGTTGATGATCGTCGCCCCGGCGGCCTCCACGGCCCTGGCGAGCGTGATCACCTCGTCGAGCGTCGAGCCGCCCGGGACGAGGTCGAGCATGGACAGTCGGTAGACGACGATGAAGTCCTCGCCGACCGCCTCGCGGACCCGGCGCACGATCTCCAGCGGGAAGCGCGTCCGGTTCTCGTACGAGCCGCCCCAGCGGTCGGCGCGGTGGTTGGTCTGCAGGGCGATGAACTCGTTGATGAGGTAGCCCTCGGAGCCCATGATCTCGACGCCGTCGTAGCCGGCCTGCCGGGCGAGGCGGGCGGCGCGGACGTAGTCCTCGATCGTCCGCTCGATGTCGGCGTCGGTGAGCTCGCGGGGCGGGAAGGGGCTGATCGGCGCCTGGACGGGGCTCGGCGCGACGAGGTCCTTGTGGTACGCGTACCGGCCGAAGTGCAGGATCTGCATCGCGATCCGCCCGCCCTCGCGGTGCACGGCGTCGGTGATGACCCGGTGCTGCTCCGCCTCCGCGTCGGTGGTGAGCTTCGCGCCGCCCTCGTAGGGGCGCCCCTCGTCGTTCGGGGCGATGCCGCCGGTCACGATCAGGCCCACTCCCCCGCGGGCGCGGGCGGCGTAGAAGGCGGCCATGCGCGCGAAGCCGCCCTCGGCCTCCTCCAGGCCGACGTGCATGGAGCCCATGAGGACCCGGTTGGGCAGGGTCGTGAAGCCCAGGTCGAGAGGGGTCAGCAGGTGCGGGTAACGGCTCATCGGGCCCTCCGTGCGCGGTGTCGTGCCTGTAGTTGTAGAGGACTACCGACGGTTTGTGCAACTAGTTGCACAAGGTGATGGAGGGCACAACAGGGCCATGACCAGGGGCCTTGGATCGATGGACCTCGCGGGTGAGCTGAACCGCGGCCCGGTCGCGCTGCCGGTGGAGGCCGCCGCGGACCGGCCCGGGCCCTGGTGGGCGCGAGGTCGTGGTCGGCGGGCGCCGGCTGTGGCGGGCCCGGATCGCCGTGTCCGGGGCGTCAGGGCGTTCCGGGGCGCGCCGGGAGGTGGTCGGTGCGGTGTCGGCTCGGTCCGCCGACGGGGTGAGGGGCGGTCACCGGCTCTGCAGACGCACGTGGAGTTCCTTCTCCTGGTCGCCGGAGACCGTGCTCAGATCGTGCACGTCGAACAGCGAGTCCAGGGTCGTGCGGAACCGTTCGATCGCCCAGTAACCGCCGTGCAGGTCGGCTTCCACGGAGGACGACAGGTGCACCGGCTGCGCGCCCTCGTGCTCGTCGGCGACGTCGAAGGTGCCGAGCCACACGGTCGGGCGGGTCTCGTGCAGTTCCTCGGGCACGTCGTCGGCGCACCGGTCGGACTCGAAGCAGGAGCACAGCGCGTCGAACACGATCCGGGCGTCGTGCTTGCTGCACCCGCTGATCTCCACCGAGACGGAGTGGGGGTGCGGTCGCTCGTGGTCCATCACCATCGTGATCGCTCCTCTCGTGGCCACCGATTGCCGTATCCACCCCTACCCCAGCAAAGCACCACCTTCCGGCGAGCACTACCGGCGGTGCCCCGCTTCCATGGCGGGTTTGCGGGGCGGTCCGCGCCGGGCTGGGAGATGGTGGAAGGTGACGGAAGGGGCCTTCGGGAAGCGGCTCCGCGCGGTAGAACATGGGGTGTCGGCACACGACGGCGTGCCGCGAGGACGGCGAAGGCGGGGCGTGGGATGAGTGCAGCCGGGTCTCCCGAGTCCGAGGGTGACGGTCCGGTGCGCGGGTCGGCGCGCCCGAGCGGGCTGCTGGACGTGCTACGCGTGGCCTCGGTGGTCCTGGACGCCGAGGGCCGCATCGTGCTGTGGAGCCCGCAGGCCGAGGAGCTGTTCGGATACGAGGCACGGGAGGCGCTCGGGCAGTACGCCGCCCGGATCATGGTCCACGAGCAGCACGTGGACCTCGTGGTCAAGCTGTTCGCCGATGTCATGGGCACCGGGCAGAGCTGGGCGGGGGCCTTCCCGATCCGCCGCAAGGACGGCGGCACCCGGTTGGTGGAGTTCCGCAACATGCGGCTGCTGGACGACCAGGGCGACGTCTACGCGCTCGGGCTGTGCGCCGACCAGAGCACCGTGCACCGGCTGGAGCGGGAGGTGGCGCTGTCGACGCGGATGATCGCGCAGTCACCGATCGGGCTGGCCGTGCTCGACACCGAGCTGCGGTACGTCTCGGTCAACAGGGCGCTGGAGGAGATCAACGGCGTGCCGGCCGAGGAGCACCTGGGCCGCACCCCCCGCGAGGTGGTGCCCCGGATGGACGTCGCCGCCCTGGAGGCCGCGACGCGCCGGGTTCTGGAGACGGGCACCCCGGTCGTCGACCAGTCCACGATCGGCCGCACCCCGGCCGACCCGCACCAGGACCACGCCTGGTCGATCTCGCTGTACCGGCTGGAGAACGCCTTCGGAACCGTGCTGGGCGTGGCCGTCTCGATCGTCGACGTCACCGAGCAGTACCGGGCGGGCATCGAGGCCGAGGCCGCACGCCGGCGGCTGGCCCTGATCGCGGACGCCTCGGGCCGGATCGGCACCACGCTGGACCTGGACCGCACGGCCGGTGAGCTGGCCGAGGTGGCCGTGCCGGAGCTGGCCGACATCGCGGCCGTCGACCTCCTGGACGCGGTGGTGCAGGGCCGGCGCACCAGCCTGGGCCCCGCCGAGTCGGCCGTGATCCGCGCGCTGGCGGTACAGGGGTACGACTCCGCCGAGGCCCTGGAGGCGGCGGACCCGCCCGGGCAGGTCGCCCGGTACGCCCCCGACCGGCTCGTCACCCAGTGCGTGCGCACCGCGAGCCCCGTGATGCTGCCGGAGGTCAAGGACGAGGACCTGGACCTCATCGCCCGTTCCTCCGAGGCGGCCGAGCTGCTGAGCCGGGCCGGGGTGCACTCGTATCTCGCGGTGCCGCTGATCGCGCGGGGCGAGGTGCTGGGGGCCCTGGACCTCAAGCGCACCCGCAATCCGCTGCCGTTCAGTGAGGACGACCTGCTGCTGGCACGCGAGCTGGCCGCCCGGGCCGCCGTGCAGATCGACAACGCCCGCTGGTACCAGAGTGCCCGCGAGACCGCGCTCACCCTGCAGCGCAGCCTGCTGCCCAGCCATCCGCCGGTCACGGGCGGACTGGAGGTCGCCTCCCGCTACCAGCCGGCCGGGGCCACGAGCGAGGTCGGCGGCGACTGGTTCGACGTGATCCCGCTGGACGCCGGGAAGACGGCGCTCGTCGTGGGCGATGTGATGGGCAGCGGCATCCCCGCGGCGGCGGCCATGGGCCGGCTGCGCACGGCGACCAACACCCTCGCCTCCCTCGACCTCGACCCGAACGTCCTTCTGGAGCACCTCGACAAGATCACCGCGGGTCTCGAACAGACCATCGCCACCTGCGTCTACGCCGTTCACGACCCGCATCTGCGACAGTGCCGGATCGCCAACGCCGGACATCTGCCGCCGGTGCGCGTCCGGCCGGGCCTGCCCCCGGAGCTGCTCGACCTGCCGACGGGAGTGCCGCTCGGCGTGGGCGGTGTCGCCTTCTCCACCACCACCGTCGACCTCGAACCCGGCGACCGGCTGGTGTTCTACACCGACGGCCTCGTCGAGACCCGGCGCGACCCGCTCGACGAACGGCTCGGCACCCTGCTGTCCCTGCTAGACGGACCCGACCGGCCGCTGGAAGAGGTCTGCGACCTGCTGCTGCGCACCCTGCACGAGCCGGACAACTTCGACGACGTGGCGCTGCTCATCGCGCGGGCGACCCCGCCGGAGCGAGGGCCTACGGGCTCTACGGCCTGACGCCGATCACCACGTGGGCGTAACGCTCCTCCGACACGGCCAGCCGTGCCGCCAGGCCGGTGCGCGCGAAGGCCTCGACGGCGGCCGGGGCCTGGTGCCGGCTCGTCTCCACCAGGACGCAGCCGCCGGGGGCGAGCCAGCGGGGCGCCTCGGCCGCGACCCTGCGCAGCACGTCGAGGCCGTCCGTGCCGCCGTCGAGGGCGGCCAGCGGCTCGTGGTCGCGGGCCTCCTGCGGCAGTAGGCCGATCTCGTCGCTCGGCACGTACGGCACGTTGGCCGCGAGGATGCCGACGCGGCCGCGCAGAGCGACGGGCAGCGCCTCGAACAGATCGCCCTGGTGGACCTGCCCGCCGGCCGCGGCGACGTTGCCGCGGGCGCACCGCACGGCGGCCGGGTCGATGTCGGCGGCGTGCAGTTCGACGCCGCCTAGCGCGGCGGCCAGCGCCGCTCCGACGGCGCCCGAGCCGCAGCACAGGTCCACGACGACGGCGGCCGCGGGCGCCCGCTCCAGGGCCTGCTCCACCAGGAACTCGGTGCGCCGGCGCGGCACGAAGACACCGGGGGCGACGGCGATGCGCAGACCCCGGAACTCGGCCCAGCCGACGACGAGTTCGAGCGGCAGACCGGCGACGCGGCGCTCGACCATGGCGGCGGCCTCGGCCGGGGTGCGCGCGGTAGCGAGGATCAACTCGGCCTCGTCCTCGGCGAAGACGCACCCCGCGGTGCGCAGGGCGGTGACCACCGCGTCACGGGACGGCGGCGCGGAAGGGGACATGGAGGAAGACACAGACGGCATGGAAGCCCAGAGCCTTTCGGGAACCGAAGGGCGCTCCGGCGATCGCCTACGACCGGCGATCCGCGCGACGTCGAGGGGAGAGCACCCGAGCTGACACAGCGGTAATGGGTCTCACCTCCTCGGCTTCCGACGACCGGGTCCTCCCCGGCCGGACGGCAACCCTACCCGAACGACCGGCCGCCCCATATGACGATCATGACGCCGCCCGGTCAAGTGGTTGGGTTGTGCAACCATGGAAGGAGCCGTGCAGCACCGTGGTGAGGAGGTCCCGTGCACAGCGCCGACGCCGTGGAGACCATCCAGCGGGAGATGACGGTCTTCGCCCGCCGCGCCCGGGCCGCCGCGGGCCGGATGCACCCCGAGCTGTCGCTGGTGTCGTACACGCTGCTGGGGCACCTGGAGGAGAGCGGCGGATGCCGGGCCACCGACCTGGCCGCCCACTACGCCCTGGACAAGTC
It encodes the following:
- a CDS encoding SpoIIE family protein phosphatase; its protein translation is MSAAGSPESEGDGPVRGSARPSGLLDVLRVASVVLDAEGRIVLWSPQAEELFGYEAREALGQYAARIMVHEQHVDLVVKLFADVMGTGQSWAGAFPIRRKDGGTRLVEFRNMRLLDDQGDVYALGLCADQSTVHRLEREVALSTRMIAQSPIGLAVLDTELRYVSVNRALEEINGVPAEEHLGRTPREVVPRMDVAALEAATRRVLETGTPVVDQSTIGRTPADPHQDHAWSISLYRLENAFGTVLGVAVSIVDVTEQYRAGIEAEAARRRLALIADASGRIGTTLDLDRTAGELAEVAVPELADIAAVDLLDAVVQGRRTSLGPAESAVIRALAVQGYDSAEALEAADPPGQVARYAPDRLVTQCVRTASPVMLPEVKDEDLDLIARSSEAAELLSRAGVHSYLAVPLIARGEVLGALDLKRTRNPLPFSEDDLLLARELAARAAVQIDNARWYQSARETALTLQRSLLPSHPPVTGGLEVASRYQPAGATSEVGGDWFDVIPLDAGKTALVVGDVMGSGIPAAAAMGRLRTATNTLASLDLDPNVLLEHLDKITAGLEQTIATCVYAVHDPHLRQCRIANAGHLPPVRVRPGLPPELLDLPTGVPLGVGGVAFSTTTVDLEPGDRLVFYTDGLVETRRDPLDERLGTLLSLLDGPDRPLEEVCDLLLRTLHEPDNFDDVALLIARATPPERGPTGSTA
- a CDS encoding putative protein N(5)-glutamine methyltransferase; translation: MPSVSSSMSPSAPPSRDAVVTALRTAGCVFAEDEAELILATARTPAEAAAMVERRVAGLPLELVVGWAEFRGLRIAVAPGVFVPRRRTEFLVEQALERAPAAAVVVDLCCGSGAVGAALAAALGGVELHAADIDPAAVRCARGNVAAAGGQVHQGDLFEALPVALRGRVGILAANVPYVPSDEIGLLPQEARDHEPLAALDGGTDGLDVLRRVAAEAPRWLAPGGCVLVETSRHQAPAAVEAFARTGLAARLAVSEERYAHVVIGVRP
- a CDS encoding NADPH-dependent 2,4-dienoyl-CoA reductase — translated: MSRYPHLLTPLDLGFTTLPNRVLMGSMHVGLEEAEGGFARMAAFYAARARGGVGLIVTGGIAPNDEGRPYEGGAKLTTDAEAEQHRVITDAVHREGGRIAMQILHFGRYAYHKDLVAPSPVQAPISPFPPRELTDADIERTIEDYVRAARLARQAGYDGVEIMGSEGYLINEFIALQTNHRADRWGGSYENRTRFPLEIVRRVREAVGEDFIVVYRLSMLDLVPGGSTLDEVITLARAVEAAGATIINTGIGWHEARIPTIATSVPRGAYTWVTKRLMGEVSVPLVTTNRINTPELAEELLAEGAADMVSMARPMLADPDFVTKAAAGRPEAINTCIGCNQACLDHTFSGLITSCLVNPRACHETELVLSPTRLRKRVAVVGAGPAGLACAVSAAERGHDVTLFDAASEIGGQLNVARKVPGKQEFDETLRYFRTQLDWHGVDVRLNTPVTVADVDGYDEVVVATGVTPRTPEIPGADHPSVVGYLDVLRDGAPVGDRVAILGAGGIGFDVAEFLTDGGDKAHEDPATYFRQWGVDMDFRGPGGLAAPERPAPPRTVHLLQRKTSKVGAGLGKTTGWIHRAELKHRGVTMVPGVRYDRIDDAGVHITVGEESTVLEVDTVVLCTGQEPRRALYEELLAAGCSAHLIGGADVAAELDAKRAIKQGTELAAAL